The Pongo abelii isolate AG06213 chromosome 11, NHGRI_mPonAbe1-v2.0_pri, whole genome shotgun sequence genome includes a window with the following:
- the DDX18 gene encoding ATP-dependent RNA helicase DDX18 (The RefSeq protein has 3 substitutions compared to this genomic sequence), which produces MSHLPMKLLRKKIEKRNLKLRQRNLKLQGASNLTLSETQNGDVSEETMGSRKVKKSKQKPMNVSLSETQNGDMPQEAVENIKVKKSPQKSTVLTNGEAAMQSPNSESKKKKKKKRKMVNDAEPDTKKAKTENKGQPEEESAETPKETENNVEKPDNDEDESEVPSLPLGLTGAFEDTSFASLCNLVNENTLKAIKEMGFTNMTEIQHKSIRPLLEGRDLLAAAKTGSGKTLAFLIPAVELIVKLRFMPRNGTGVLILSPTRELAMQTFGVLKELMTHHVHTYGLIMGGSNRSAEAQKLANGINIIVATPGRLLDDMQNTPGFMYKNLQCLVIDEADRILDVGFEEELKQIIKLLPTRRQTMLFSATQTRKVEDLARISLKKEPLYVGVDDDKANATVDGLEQGYVVCPSEKRFLLLFTFLKKNRKKKLMVFFSSCMSVKYHYELLNYIDLPVLAIHGKQKQNKRTTTFFQFCNADSGTLLCTGVAARGLDIPEVDWIVQYDPPDDPKEYIHRVGRTARGLNGRGHALLILRPEELGFLRYLKQSKVPLSEFDFSWSKISDIQSQLEKLIEKNYFLHKSAQEAYKSYIRAYDSHSLKQIFNVNNLNLPQVALSFGFKVPPFVDLNINSNEGKQKKRGGGGGFGYQKTKKVEKSKIFKHISKKSSDSRQFSH; this is translated from the exons ATGTCTCACCTGCCGATGAAACTCCTGCGTAAGAAGATCGAGAAGCGGAACCTCAAATTGCGGCAGCGGAACCTAAAGTTGCAGG GGGCCTCAAATCTGACCctatcagaaactcaaaatggAGATGTATCTGAAGAAACAATGGGAAGTAGAAaggttaaaaaatcaaaacaaaagccCATGAATGTGAgcttatcagaaactcaaaatggAGACATGTCTCAAGAAGcagtagaaaatataaaagttaaaaaatctcCCCAGAAATCCACTGTATTAACCAATGGAGAAGCAGCAATGCAGTCTCCCAATTcagaatcaaaaaagaaaaagaagaaaaagagaaaaatggtgaATGATGCTGAGCCTG atacaaaaaaagcaaaaactgaaaacaaagggCAACCTGAAGAAGAAAGTGCCGAGACTCCTAAAGAAACAGAGAATAATGTGGAGAAGCCAGATAATGATGAAGATGAGAGTGAGGTGCCCAGTCTGCCCCTGGGACTGACAG GAGCTTTTGAGGATACTTCGTTTGCTTCTCTATGTAATCTTGTCAATGAAAACACCCTGAAGGCAATAAAAGAAATGGGTTTTACAAACATGACTGAAATTCAGCATAAAAGTATCAGACCACTTCTGGAAGGCAG GGATCTTCTAGCAGCTGCAAAAACAGGCAGTGGTAAAACCCTGGCTTTTCTCATCCCTGCGGTTGAACTCATTGTTAAGTTAAGGTTCATGCCCAGGAATG GAACAGGAGTCCTTATTCTCTCACCTACTAGAGAACTAGCCATGCAAACTTTTGGTGTTCTTAAGGAGCTAATGACTCACCACGTGCATACCTATGGCTTGATAATGGGTGGCAGTAACAGATCTGCTGAAGCACAGAAACTTGCTAATGGGATCAACATCATTGTGGCCACACCAGGCCGTCTGCTGGACCATATGCAG AATACCCCAGGATTTATGTATAAAAACCTGCAGTGTCTGGTTATTGATGAAGCTGATCGTATCTTGGATGTGGGGTTTGAAGAGGAATTAAAGCAAATTATTAAACTTTTGCCAA CACGTAGACAGACTATGCTCTTTTCTGCCACCCAAACTCGAAAAGTTGAAGACCTGGCAAGGATTTCTCTGAAAAAGGAGCCATTGTATGTTGGTGTCGATGATGATAAAGCTAATGCAACAGTGGATGGTCTTGAGCAG GGATATGTTGTTTGTCCTTCTGAAAAGAGATTCCTTCTGCTCTTTACATTCCTTAAGAAGAACCGAAAGAAGAAGCTTATGGTCTTCTTTTCATCTTGTATGTCTGTGAAATACCACTATGAGTTGCTGAACTACATTGATTTGCCCGTCTTGGCCATTCAT ggaaagcaaaagcaaaataagcGTACAACCACATTCTTCCAGTTCTGCAATGCAGATTCGGGAACACTGTTGTGTACAGATGTGGCAGCAAGAGGACTGGACATTCCTGAAGTCGACTGGATTGTTCAGTATGACCCTCCGGATGACCCTAAG GAATATATTCATCGTGTGGGTAGAACAGCCAGAGGCCTAAATGGAAGAGGGCATGCCTTGCTCATTTTGCGCCCAGAAGAATTGGGTTTTCTTCGCTACTTGAAACAATCCAAG GTTCCATTAAGTGAATTTGACTTTTCCTGGTCTAAAATTTCTGAcattcagtctcag CTTGAGAAATTGATTGAAAAGAATTACTTTCTTCATAAGTCAGCCCAGGAAGCATATAAGTCATACATACGAGCCTATGATTCCCATTCTCTGAAACAGATCTTTAATGTTAATAACTTAAATTTGCCTCAAGTTGCTCTGTCATTTGGCTTCAAGGTGCCTCCCTTCGTTGATCTGA ACATCAACAGCAATGAAGGCAAGCAGAAAAAgcgaggaggtggtggtggattTGGCTACCAGAAAACCAAGAAAGTTGAGAAGTCCAAAATCTTTAAACACATTAGCAAGAAATCATCCGACAGCAGGCAGTTCTCTCACTGA